Proteins found in one Geomonas subterranea genomic segment:
- a CDS encoding PulJ/GspJ family protein, with amino-acid sequence MSGLRTARGYTLVELIVVMLIFAVVMSLISISFSNIVRSAGQLGRRVETDIGGLIGLELMRGDLELGGFGLPYTVPPGVAYTEARDDLLFVPGYPGAKPSTYNDAGPPAAFRVGSNAGFNGSDYLVVKGTPLGDRSVCRSWCYLNFSGVTRPSRVEPELKIGDRDRAVVLRTGVGADGRPVRDLVVSGSNFTFFLDNKPDQDFAPKQRSDSYLVYGVAGKTDGGAWLNFPFNRSDYYINRKPDGSQLCNRGTGTLYKTTVDQQGGSVKYPLLDCAADMQVVLYMDSNLDGAVDYHTDTAGADVSADDLREQLKEIRVYIMAQEGKRDPGYQYPVRDAERAIVVGDPELDDYLAHVWTARGMSATFGPDWRNYRWKLYTIVVRPKNL; translated from the coding sequence ATGAGTGGTCTCAGGACGGCGCGGGGCTATACCCTGGTGGAGCTGATCGTGGTCATGCTGATCTTCGCGGTCGTCATGTCGCTGATCAGCATCTCCTTTTCCAACATCGTCCGGAGCGCGGGGCAACTGGGGAGGCGGGTCGAGACGGATATCGGGGGGCTGATCGGCTTGGAACTGATGCGCGGCGACCTGGAACTGGGAGGATTTGGCCTCCCCTACACCGTGCCTCCAGGTGTTGCCTACACGGAGGCGCGCGACGACCTGCTGTTCGTGCCGGGATACCCCGGGGCCAAGCCCAGCACGTACAACGACGCCGGCCCCCCGGCCGCCTTCCGCGTCGGGAGCAACGCCGGCTTCAACGGCTCGGACTACCTGGTGGTGAAAGGGACCCCGCTCGGGGACCGCAGCGTCTGCCGCAGCTGGTGCTACCTCAATTTCAGCGGCGTCACGAGGCCCTCGCGCGTGGAACCGGAACTAAAGATCGGCGACAGGGACCGCGCCGTAGTGCTGCGTACCGGCGTTGGCGCCGATGGCAGGCCGGTGCGGGACCTGGTGGTCAGCGGCAGCAATTTCACCTTTTTCCTCGATAACAAACCCGATCAGGACTTCGCTCCGAAACAAAGAAGTGACAGCTACCTTGTCTATGGCGTCGCCGGGAAGACCGACGGGGGGGCGTGGCTCAATTTCCCCTTCAACCGCTCCGACTACTACATCAACCGCAAGCCCGACGGCTCCCAGCTTTGCAACAGGGGGACCGGAACCCTCTATAAGACGACCGTGGATCAGCAGGGAGGATCCGTCAAGTACCCGCTTCTCGACTGTGCCGCCGACATGCAGGTCGTGCTCTACATGGACAGCAACCTCGACGGCGCGGTCGATTACCACACCGACACCGCCGGGGCCGACGTGAGTGCGGATGACCTGCGTGAGCAGTTGAAGGAGATACGGGTTTACATCATGGCCCAGGAGGGGAAGAGGGACCCCGGCTACCAGTACCCGGTGAGGGACGCGGAGCGCGCCATAGTGGTCGGGGACCCGGAGCTGGATGATTACCTCGCCCACGTCTGGACGGCCCGGGGGATGAGCGCCACCTTCGGCCCGGACTGGCGCAACTACCGATGGAAGCTCTACACCATCGTGGTACGGCCCAAAAACCTTTAG
- a CDS encoding pilus assembly PilX N-terminal domain-containing protein produces MKKLKNEEGVALVTALMFTLICLGIVAALMQMLLLQTKVSAVEKNYRNSLEAAYGGTELVTREFIPKLFTNYSTGIGPLLTAYGSGTGFSNLGLVVNQGLGNRGGLEIKLRNATSDWGTLSKTLDAKDAPDLQFLLKGTGSNGNFRIYAKIVDTVPGNSDTTGVDYLDSGVGVAGVGSGISPKHNPALYSVEVRGERAVNPKEKAQLSVLYAF; encoded by the coding sequence ATGAAAAAGCTAAAAAACGAAGAAGGCGTCGCGCTGGTGACGGCACTGATGTTCACCCTGATCTGCCTGGGGATCGTGGCTGCGTTGATGCAGATGCTGCTTTTGCAGACCAAGGTTTCCGCCGTGGAGAAGAACTACCGCAACTCGCTGGAGGCTGCCTACGGCGGGACCGAGCTGGTCACCAGGGAGTTCATACCGAAGCTCTTCACCAACTATTCGACCGGTATCGGCCCGCTCCTCACGGCCTACGGCTCGGGGACGGGCTTCAGCAACCTCGGCCTCGTGGTGAACCAGGGGCTGGGGAACAGGGGAGGCCTCGAGATAAAGCTGCGCAACGCCACCAGCGATTGGGGGACCCTCTCCAAGACCCTTGACGCGAAGGACGCACCTGACCTGCAGTTCCTCCTCAAGGGGACCGGCTCAAACGGCAACTTCAGGATCTACGCGAAGATCGTCGACACGGTACCCGGAAACTCGGACACCACGGGCGTCGATTACCTCGACAGCGGCGTCGGCGTCGCCGGTGTCGGCTCCGGGATATCTCCCAAGCACAACCCCGCGCTCTACAGCGTCGAGGTGCGCGGGGAGAGGGCGGTAAACCCAAAGGAAAAGGCACAACTCTCCGTGCTGTACGCCTTCTAG
- a CDS encoding pilus assembly protein PilX produces the protein MTKLSSDRGAALITALMLTTLSLVIAMALLSTIITGTHVAASQKRYRSSLTAAQGGVDLFTREIMPRLFQADYDPAAFVRDFPGLDLKVALSPCLRQKLTSPPSAWSSCDQAQASPDPAQAPDLTFRLAGLPPATGFNISTKIVDTVPGNTDRSGYYLLDAGGAVAAQDDVIRPQHVPALYNIRVQGMREEPGVREKARLSVLYAY, from the coding sequence ATGACGAAGCTTAGCTCCGACAGGGGCGCCGCCCTGATCACGGCGCTGATGCTTACCACGCTATCCCTGGTGATCGCGATGGCGCTCCTTTCCACGATCATCACCGGAACACATGTCGCCGCCAGCCAGAAGCGCTACCGCAGTTCCCTCACGGCAGCGCAGGGGGGAGTGGACCTGTTCACCCGCGAGATCATGCCCCGGCTGTTTCAGGCCGACTACGATCCCGCCGCCTTCGTGAGGGATTTCCCGGGGCTGGATCTCAAGGTGGCACTGAGCCCATGCCTGCGGCAGAAACTGACCTCCCCCCCTTCAGCGTGGTCCAGCTGCGATCAGGCCCAAGCCAGTCCCGACCCGGCTCAGGCCCCTGACCTCACCTTCCGCCTGGCGGGACTGCCGCCGGCCACCGGCTTCAACATCAGCACGAAGATCGTGGACACCGTCCCAGGAAATACCGACCGCAGCGGCTACTACCTCCTCGACGCCGGGGGGGCGGTGGCGGCCCAGGACGACGTGATCCGCCCGCAGCACGTTCCCGCCCTGTACAACATCCGGGTCCAGGGTATGCGCGAAGAGCCCGGGGTGCGGGAAAAGGCGCGGCTTTCAGTCCTCTACGCCTACTGA
- a CDS encoding pilus assembly FimT family protein, whose amino-acid sequence MRQRGFTLVELVVVVAIIATLLAIATLQYSKMQQKASVEAQARTVYSKLVEVRAEAMYTRTPRAVIVSGNELRVYATNDTTVPPLTVFRLGMPMVMNVSPGRIEYDGQGMMQSSDLSVCVQLGTSADNPGSFDSVVASTVRTYMGKRQTGGACAPASITQK is encoded by the coding sequence ATGCGACAGCGAGGCTTTACACTGGTGGAACTGGTAGTCGTGGTGGCGATCATCGCCACCCTGCTCGCCATAGCTACCCTGCAGTACAGCAAGATGCAGCAGAAGGCCTCGGTCGAGGCGCAGGCAAGGACGGTGTACAGCAAGCTCGTCGAGGTGCGGGCCGAGGCGATGTACACGAGGACCCCGCGCGCCGTCATCGTCAGCGGCAACGAGCTCCGCGTCTACGCGACCAACGACACCACCGTGCCGCCGCTCACCGTGTTTCGGCTCGGCATGCCCATGGTGATGAACGTCTCCCCCGGCAGGATCGAGTATGACGGCCAGGGGATGATGCAGTCCTCGGATCTCTCGGTCTGCGTCCAGTTGGGGACCTCGGCCGACAACCCGGGGAGCTTCGACAGCGTCGTCGCTTCCACCGTGCGCACCTACATGGGAAAAAGACAAACCGGAGGGGCCTGTGCACCAGCCAGCATCACTCAGAAATAA
- a CDS encoding prepilin-type N-terminal cleavage/methylation domain-containing protein codes for MLKGKQGYTLVELIVVMAIFTIVIVVASAGFKTVLTQVGQQSKLMETDIGSVVGLELFRSDLQSAGYGLPWGLQNTPAGYTEVTTTEPSGQPPTNATFWPSGQSARSYNDAAGVPRAVQSGNTTFNLKDGVGSQYLVLKSLSVAGSTSGVQRKWLSVSYDETNVKKAPNWNDPANIRNFSATDRVIVLRNTFSNNVPSRQLQVTSTGAYSTTFSNYTAMTIPHSSGDMFQVYGVDAATDLRMPFNRADYYVRTPAPMPPACAPNTGVLYKAVLKQAASGGFTEIPLLDCVADLQVVYGVGPSGTGDINFHQTTLPGTGSPQEIRQQLKEIRVYVLAQQGKKDPGYHHPNSQIEVGERFGGSLMGRTFDLPTQIGTGWDNYRWKVYPIVVRPQNLIQ; via the coding sequence ATGTTGAAAGGGAAACAGGGCTATACGCTGGTCGAGCTCATCGTGGTCATGGCGATCTTCACCATCGTCATCGTCGTGGCCTCAGCAGGGTTCAAGACTGTGCTCACCCAGGTGGGGCAGCAGAGCAAACTGATGGAGACCGATATCGGGAGCGTCGTGGGGCTGGAGCTGTTCCGTTCCGACCTGCAGAGCGCCGGCTACGGGCTGCCGTGGGGGTTGCAGAACACGCCGGCCGGCTACACCGAGGTCACCACCACCGAACCGAGCGGCCAGCCGCCGACCAACGCCACCTTCTGGCCTTCCGGCCAGAGCGCGCGCAGCTACAACGATGCCGCCGGGGTGCCCCGGGCGGTGCAAAGCGGCAACACCACGTTCAACTTGAAGGACGGGGTGGGGTCGCAGTACCTCGTGCTGAAGTCGCTTTCGGTGGCCGGATCAACCAGCGGCGTGCAGAGGAAATGGCTGTCCGTCAGTTACGACGAGACCAATGTCAAAAAGGCCCCGAACTGGAACGACCCGGCCAACATCCGCAACTTCAGCGCCACCGACCGGGTCATCGTTCTCAGGAACACCTTCAGCAATAACGTGCCGAGCAGGCAGCTGCAGGTTACCAGCACCGGGGCATACTCGACCACCTTCTCCAACTACACCGCCATGACCATCCCCCATTCCTCCGGGGACATGTTCCAGGTGTACGGGGTGGATGCCGCGACCGACCTGCGCATGCCGTTCAACCGGGCGGACTACTACGTGAGAACTCCAGCCCCCATGCCTCCCGCCTGCGCGCCCAACACCGGGGTTCTTTACAAGGCGGTGCTGAAGCAGGCGGCGAGCGGCGGCTTCACCGAGATCCCGCTTTTGGACTGCGTGGCAGACCTGCAGGTCGTCTACGGTGTCGGGCCGTCCGGGACTGGCGACATCAACTTCCATCAGACAACGCTCCCCGGCACCGGGAGCCCGCAGGAGATCCGGCAGCAACTCAAGGAGATCAGGGTTTACGTCCTGGCGCAGCAGGGGAAGAAGGATCCCGGCTATCACCATCCCAACTCCCAGATCGAGGTGGGAGAGAGATTCGGCGGGAGCCTCATGGGGAGGACCTTCGATCTGCCTACGCAGATCGGAACCGGGTGGGACAACTATCGCTGGAAGGTGTACCCGATCGTGGTGCGGCCGCAGAACCTGATCCAGTGA
- a CDS encoding type IV pilus modification PilV family protein → MHQPASLRNNDGFTLVELMIALVIVAVGMFGVLQTINVTLQHNLRNEVRNEAVRIGEKYMSDMRGKTFGAYSSPYTTFTENGRIRGVSKPYTVERTSQVLATDGGQPSTYQLMVTVRWSYRNSNYQNEVVTVMARP, encoded by the coding sequence GTGCACCAGCCAGCATCACTCAGAAATAACGACGGCTTCACCCTGGTCGAGCTGATGATCGCCCTTGTCATCGTGGCCGTCGGCATGTTCGGCGTGCTGCAGACGATCAACGTCACCCTGCAGCACAACCTCCGCAACGAGGTGCGCAACGAGGCGGTACGCATCGGCGAGAAGTACATGTCCGACATGCGCGGAAAGACCTTCGGCGCGTATTCCTCCCCCTACACGACCTTCACCGAGAACGGCAGGATCAGGGGGGTGAGCAAGCCGTACACCGTGGAGCGGACCTCGCAAGTGCTGGCTACCGACGGCGGCCAGCCGAGCACCTACCAGCTCATGGTCACCGTCAGGTGGTCGTACCGTAACTCGAACTACCAAAACGAGGTGGTCACCGTGATGGCCAGGCCGTGA
- a CDS encoding type IV pilus modification PilV family protein, whose translation MPVIATISRSSSRGFTLVEMLMAMLVMTVGLLGLLQSVNVAYQQSLKDKLRKEATQVAEARMHDWCSQPFKKITGPPPPDERVERAVAGGYWRYEVHYEPQPVGTGTVKLRVGVTWSVKGVSNSHEIFTLRTRRDGE comes from the coding sequence ATGCCTGTAATAGCGACAATATCACGCTCAAGTAGCCGCGGTTTCACCCTGGTCGAGATGCTCATGGCGATGCTGGTCATGACGGTCGGCCTTCTGGGTCTGCTGCAGTCTGTCAACGTCGCCTACCAGCAAAGCCTCAAGGACAAGCTGCGCAAGGAGGCGACCCAGGTGGCCGAGGCGCGAATGCATGACTGGTGCAGCCAGCCTTTCAAAAAGATAACCGGCCCGCCCCCCCCCGATGAGCGCGTCGAGAGAGCCGTCGCGGGAGGTTACTGGCGCTATGAAGTCCACTACGAACCGCAGCCCGTCGGAACCGGCACCGTGAAGCTGCGCGTCGGCGTGACCTGGTCGGTCAAAGGCGTGTCCAACAGCCATGAAATCTTCACGCTGAGGACGAGGAGAGACGGGGAATGA
- a CDS encoding prepilin-type N-terminal cleavage/methylation domain-containing protein — MRSSGFSLIEMVVTIAIAAILATVGTLYFQQYQKGYRMDAQTRLLFSELQSARAQAIYQRKGTRVKLFADRFEVYSSQQDGPSVRPVATHPLSYPITSPTTPGFDITFGGDVDFDERGVTYDLRSICLQPSAGHGGVDSVVIHYARISIGRKDHGDACNSDNITLK, encoded by the coding sequence ATGCGGTCAAGCGGCTTTTCCCTCATCGAGATGGTGGTGACCATCGCCATCGCCGCCATCTTGGCCACCGTTGGTACCCTGTATTTCCAGCAGTACCAGAAGGGGTACCGGATGGACGCCCAGACGCGCCTGCTCTTCTCGGAGCTCCAAAGCGCGCGGGCGCAGGCGATCTACCAGAGAAAAGGGACACGGGTCAAGTTATTCGCCGACCGCTTCGAGGTCTACTCCTCGCAGCAGGACGGCCCCTCGGTCCGCCCCGTGGCCACGCACCCGCTGAGCTATCCCATCACCAGCCCCACCACCCCCGGCTTCGACATCACTTTCGGGGGGGACGTCGATTTCGACGAAAGAGGGGTCACCTACGACTTGCGCTCCATCTGCCTGCAGCCGTCCGCGGGGCATGGCGGGGTGGACAGCGTGGTCATTCACTACGCGAGGATTTCCATTGGCAGGAAGGACCACGGCGATGCCTGTAATAGCGACAATATCACGCTCAAGTAG